The DNA sequence AGTCGCCTGTGATGACGAAGAGGTTGTACTACGCCTTCGCCACCTCGGCGCTGGCGGGCACGCACATCATCAGCGCTCAGTTCTCTGCCACCGAGACCTGGTCGTCGGGGTGCGTGGCCCGTGAGATCGACCTGTGGCGAACCGGGAACCTGGCTTCGACCACGTCGTGGAACACGATGCCTGGGTGGACCACAAAGGTGACTTCGGCGACGGTGGCGCACGGAAACCCCTCATGCGCCACCAGCGGCACGACCATCACCCCCACGGACTATGCGGTGGAGTTCAACGCGCTGTCGGCCGTCTCCACGATCGCCTCGTCCAAACTGTCCAGCGCCACTTTCGGTCTCCGTGCCGCCAGTGAGACCGACGACTTGGCCTGGAAGCGGTTCAAGGCCGACGGCAAGCTCACCGTCACCTACGACCACTTCCCGAATACCCCCACGTCGTTGAACCTCGTCACCACCGCCGGTGCCGCAGTCGGATGCGGTACGTCGACGACGCCGGTGCCCATCAACTCGAGTTCGTTCTACGCGCGCGGCAACTTCACCGACCCCGACACCGGCGACCAGCTCACGGCCACGTTCAAGTACTGGTCAGTGGCGACGGGGACATTGATCTCGACACGCAACATCGGTCCCCAGGCGCAAGGGACGATCCAAACCGCCATCTGGGGCGGGATGAACACGGCTACCTACGGGCTGGTGTACCGGTGGCAGGCGTACTCCACCGACCCCTCAGGGCAGACATCGCCCATCGCGCCGAGCGCGTCCACATACTGCTATCTGAAGATCGACACGAGTGCCCCGAACCCGCCGAATGTCACAGCCAACATCAACGGCGTTGACACGGCCCCATCCTCGACAGGGCCCGTCAGCAACATCGCCGCCGGTACCGCCTTGACGTTCACCTTTAAGCCCGGCGGTTCGGTCACGACCGACACCTTCCGTTACCGCTGGTCGGTCAACTCCGACGCTCCCGGACCGGAGTACCTCCCGGCGACAGCCACTGCCGGCGCCGTGGTCACGAAGTCCATCACGCTGAAGTCGGCCGGTCCCACCACCGTGCGGGTGTGGGCGTACGACCAAGCGGGTAACCAGTCGGCACCGCTCGACTTCGACTTCGTCACCACAGGGTCGACACCGGCACGCTGGGCCCTCGACGAGACCACGTCGCCTTCGTCCTACGACACCAGCTGCAAGCCCACCGGGTTTGGTCCAATCGCCTCGGCCATGTCTTGGGGTGCGGGCGTCGTGTCGGCGGCAAGCCGATACGGCAACGGCCTGAGCCTGACCTCAGGCAGCGCCGCCACTGCTACCGCATCGCCGTTGTCCGCCCAGGACGCGCAGCAGAACCCGGCGGCCACGGCTACCGCGTGGGTCCACATCGACCCTGCGGCGTTGAGTGCGTCCTCGTTCGTGAACCGGACCTTCTTCAGCGTCGACGGACCCTCCGGCTCGGCTCTGACCGTGGGTATCGGGCTCGACAGCACCCAGACTCCGCGGTTGATGGCGCAGCTGAGCAACACCGGCAGCACGGCCCCCACACAGGTGTTCGACACCAACGAACTCAGCACCGATTACTGGTACGAGGTGGCGGCGAGCGTCGACTACGAGACCGGGCTCATTCAACTGTTCGTGTACGTCGCGGACGACTTCGGCGTGAACAGCCCCACGGGCGGGATCTCCACCTCGTGGGACCCCTCCAAGGTCACCCCGGTCCAGCTCACCGGGGTTCAGCGTGTTGGCGCTGCCAAGACCTCTGCCGGAGCCCTGACCGGGCAGTGGTTGGGGCAGGTGGACGAGGTGCGCACCTTCCGGGCCGCGTTCACGGCCGACAACGGGCTCGCTGCAAACACCCTGGACCAGTGGATGACTGACTACCCCACCCAAGGAGCACCGCTGTGCTGAAGCGATTCCCTCGTGCAGGCGCACTGGTGACCTTGGCCAGCGCCGCTCTGGTGGCAACCACTGCGTTGGCCGTCTCCCCAGGGGCGGCAAACGCGGCCACAACCCCCGTGCACGCCCCAGCGGTGACCAAGGACCGTGCCGGCAAAGTCACCCCCGTCACGGCCCGTCCAGCGCGCAAGCCGGTGTGGCCGACCGGCACCACAGTGGCCAAGGCGTGGCCGAGTCCGGGCCAAGCGACGCTCACGGTCGACACGACCCGCCGGCGCGCAGGCCAGCTCCCGCTGACGCTACGCGCTGCGAACGCGACCACCAGCTCGACGGCGACCACCGTCCGCCTGTGGCCCCGCCCCGCGGGGAACGCCCTGGGTCGCGGCGCCGACAGCATCGTCGTGTCGCTCTCCGGTGCTCTGCAGACGCCCATCCAACTGGACCTTGACGCCGCCGCGGCTGCCTCGAACACCGGCGGCGACTGGCTCACCAGAACCAGCCTCGTCCAGCTCACCGGATGCCGCGTCACCTCCACCAGCATCACCGGCTGCACCGGCACCAAGCACCTGGCCACGAAGAACGACGGACACGGTCACCTCACGACCACGCTGCCGGCCACCCCCAGCACCACCACCACGCAGACGATGCAGCCCATGGTGGTCGCCACTGCCACAAGCAGCTCCGGTCCTGCCGGAAGCTACGCTGCTACGCCCTTGGCCGCCGCGTCCTCCTGGAGCGGTGGTGGACAGTCGGGTTCCTTCTCCTGGAACCAGCAGCTGGCGTTGCCTCCGGTCCCCGGCGACCTGGCACCGCCGGTCACGGTCGGCTATGACTCCGGCTCGGTCGATGGACGCGTGTCGGCCAGCAACAACCAGCCGTCCTGGCTTGGCGACGGGTTCGACCTGGACCCCTCCGGGTACATCGAGCGACGGTACGTGCCGTGCTCGCAGGACATGACCGGCGGCAACAACACGGTGTCCACCAGCGACAACTGCTGGAAGTCCGACAACGCCACCATCTCCATCGCCGGGCACTCCGGGCCCTTGGTCAAGGACAAGACGTCCGCCACGTGGAAGCTCTACGAGGACGACGGGACCAGGTTCGCCCACTACGGCACCCTGGGCGCCGCGGGTGAGTACTGGACGATGACCACCCAGGACGGGACCGTCTACACGTTCGGCAAGGGCACCCCCGCCGTGGGAACCGGTGCCACCAACAGCGCCTGGGCCGCGCCGGTGTTCGGCAACCAGTCCGGGGAGCCGTGCTACGTCGCGGGCAACTACGCCGGTTCTGTGTGCCCGAACGCTGTCTGGCGGTGGAACCTGGACTCCATCGTCGACATCCACGGCAACGCGGTCTCGTTCAAGTACGCCACGGAGACCAACAACTACGGCGAGAACAACAACCACACCGTTGTCACGTACACCCGCGGCGGCTACCTGACCGAGATGGACTACGGGCAGCGCACCGACGCCCCCACAGCCCTCCCGGTCGGGAAGGTCCTGTTCAGCACGGCCGAACGGTGCATCACCGACTCCACGTTCACCAACTGCGCCGCGTCCAACCTGACCGCGAGCACGGCCTCGCATTGGCCGGACGTGCCGTTCGACCAGATCTGCACGGCCGCGACGGGCACCGTCACCGCACCGACCACCGGCGGGTGCGTCAACGTGCAGGCACCCGCGTTCTTCACCCGCATCCGCCTGACCGGGGTCACCACCCAGATCGTGTCCGGAACCACATACACCGACGTGGACTCGTGGGCGTTCACGCAGAAGTTCCTCGACCCCGGCGACGGCACCAGCAAGCTGCTGTGGACGTCCACCATGGCCCGCACGGGCAAGGTCGGGGCGACCCTGGCGACGCCGACCGTCACGTTCGTCCCGAGCAGCACTCCGACCCCGAACCGGGTCGACGCGGTCGGCGACGGTGCCCCAGCCATCTACCGGTACCGAATCTCCTGGATCGACAACGGACAGGGCGGCACCACCACGGTCGGGTTCACCGGCCAGGACTGCACCGCGACCGACAAGCCGACGGACCCTGCCAACAACACCCGGCGCTGCTTCCCGGCGCAGTACCTGGTTCCGAACCAGGTCACGCCGACGTTGAACTGGTTCAACAAGTACCTGGTCAGCCGGGTCGTCACCACCGACGCCGTGGCCAGCCAGCCGAGTGTGACCACGTCGTACCAGTACGTCGGTGCGCCGGCGTGGCACTTCGACCGCGACGACCTCACCCCTCAGAAGCTGCGCACCTGGGGGCAGTGGCGCGGATACGGCTCCGTACGGACCTTCGTTGGGGCCAGCCCCGGCCCGTGGTCGGCGTCGGAGGACACGTTCATGCGCGGCATGGACCACGACTGCCTCACCACGGCGTGCACCACGTTCAAGTCAGTCAGCGTCACCGACTCCCGCGGCGGCACCATCAGCGACGCCGACCAGGACAACGGGTTCACCCGCGAGAGCCGCCAGTACGCGTCCGGCACCCCCACGCTCGACTCCAGCGGCAACGTCACCTCCTCCACCGTGGGTGCCACCCTGAGCGAGACCCTGAACACGCCGCTGCTCGGTGCCGTCACCGCGGACGACGGCACCCGGCAGGCGCGGCTGCGCGTGCTGTCCGCGGCGTCCACCCGCAGCTACCGCGCCGACGCCACGTACCTGGAGACGAACGACTCCACCACGTACGACGCGTACGGGCAGCCCACCCAGGAAGAATCAGCCACCGCTGAGGCCGGCACCACGTGCACGCGCACCACCTACGCCAACGACACCGCCCACTGGATCCACGTCGCGGAAACGTCCCGCGAGACCGTGTCCGTCCCGTGCGCCACCACCCCGAACCGGGCCACCGACATCGTGTCCGCCGACCGGACCCTCTACGACGGCGCCACCACGTGGTCGGCGACACCGACCCTGACCAAGGGCGACGCCACCACGCACCAGGCTATGACGCGGTGGGACACCACGACCAACACCGGCGTGTACCAGACCACGTCGACCGTCACCTACGACGCCCTCGGGCGTACCACCAGCACGGCTGACGGGCTCGGGAACAAGTCCACGACCGCGTTCACCCCCGCCACGGGTGGACCGGTCACAGGGCAGACCGTGACGGATGCCGCCACCCACACAGTCAAGACGACGCTGCAACCTGCCCGCGGCCTGGTTCTGACCAGCACGGACAACAACGGCAACGTGACCACGAACGCGTACGACGCGCTCGGTGAGCTCACCGGAATCTGGCTGCCCGGCCGCGCCACGACGTCCACCGCCAGCCGCACCTTCACGTACACGTTCGGCACGCCGACGACACCGTCGGTGGTCAAGGCATCCGTGCTGCAGAACAGCGGCAGCTACACCACCTCCGCCACTTACTACGACGGGCAGCTGCGCCCGGTCGAGGTGCAGACCCCCTCCGCGGACACCCTTACCGGTGCCCGCCTGGTCACCCAGACCATCTACAACGAACGCGGCCTGAAGTCGATCGACTACGGCCCGGTTAAGGACACCACCGGCACCCCCGGCACCGGCCTCGTCGCCGTCAACGACGGCAGCGTGCCCTCACGCACTGACTACACCTACGACGCCGCCGGCCGGCTTACCAAGACCGCCGTCCGCTCCGGCGCGGGCAGCACCCTGTGGCACACGGTCACGACCACCACCGCGTACAACGGCGACGCCACGACCACCACACCACCGGCCGGCGGGACACCGACGACCACGTTCGTCGACTCCCGTGGCAACACGGTCAAGCTGCGGCAGTACACCACCTCGTCCGGCACCGCCGGCGCCTACCAGGACACCACGTACACGCACCGCGCGGACGGGCTCCTGTCCTCGATGAAGGACCCGGCCGGGAACACCTGGTCGCGCTCCTACGACCTGTTCGGCCGCGTGACCAGCGCCACCGACCCCGACAGCGGCACCACGACCACCACCTATGACGCGGCAGGGCACGTGCAGACCGTGCAGGACGCTCGCGGCAGCATCCTGTGGTTCGGCTACGACGCCCTGGGCCGCAAGACCGCCGAACGCAAGACGAGCTCCACGGGCACCCAGCTCGCCGGGTGGACGTACGACACCGCCACCGCCGGCGTGGGCAAGCCCGCGTCCTCGACCCGGTACGACGCCAGCGGCAATGCGTACACGCGGTCCGTGACCGGGTACAACAACTGGGGCCAGCCGACCGGGACCAGCCTGAGCATCCCCACCTCCGAGACCGGGCTCGCTGGCACGTACACGACGACCATCCGGTACAACCTCGACGGCCAAATCAAGAACTATCTGCAGCCGACCATCCCTGGAGTTGCGGCTGTCAGCCAGAACCCCGGCTACGACGGCCTCGGTGCCCCGGGCTCCCTCATCGCCCAGACCGCAACTGTCGTCGCCGGAACGACCCGCTCCGCGTACGGGCAAGCACTGCAGGTCACCCTCGGCCCACTGAACAACAGCGTGTACAGCAACTACACGTACGCCGACGGCACGCGCCGCCTCACGAATGTGAAGGTCACCCGGGACAAGGGAACCGGGTACCTGGCGAACACGAGCTACACCCAGGACGACTTCGGCAACCTGACCAAGGTCACCGACGCACCCACCGACCCTGGTGCACCGAGCACCAGCGTTGACACGCAGTGTTTCAACTACGACCCGCTGCAGCACCTGACCCGGGCGTGGACGCCCGCTTCCGCGGACTGCGCCGCGGCACCGACCGTGGCCGGGCTCGGTGGGCCTGCGCCGTACTGGACCGACTGGACCTACAACAACGCCACCGCAGTCCGGACCGGGCAGACGGTCCACGCCTCCACCGGCGACACCACCACCACGTACGCGTCCCCGGCCGCGGGTGCGGTCCGCCCGCACTCGCTGACCAGCCGCACCACCGGCACCGCCACCACCTCCTACGGATACGACGCGTCCGGGGACCTGACGTCACAGTCCGGGGCAGCAGGTGCGGCCACGTACACGTGGGATGACGAGCTGCGCCTGGCCTCCAGCACGGGTGCGGCAGGCGCGACGTCACGGGTGTACGACGCCGACGGGAACCTGCTGGTCTCGCGGGATCCGGCCGGCAAGACGCTGTTCGCGGACGACACCACGGAGGTGCGGTACACCACCAGTGGTGGGACGTTGCACGTGACGCATCACTACACGTTCGAGGGTCGCCCGGTCGCGACGCAGACCGACGCGGGTGCGTTGACGTTCCTGGTGACGGACCCGCACTCGACGGCGACGATGTCGCTGTCGGACACGACGAACACGGTCACGGCCTCGCGCCGGTTCGACCCGTTCGGCAACGCGCGCGGGACTGCGGCCGGGACGTGGCCGGACACTCGCGGGTTCCTTAATGCGCCCAAGGACGCCACCACGGGGTTGACGCATCTGGGGGCGCGGGACTACGACCCGGTGCTGGGCCGGTTCATCTCGGTCGACCCGGAGCTGGATTTGTCGGACCCGACGCAGTGGAACGCGTACGGGTACGCGAACAGCAACCCGGTCACGTTGTCGGACCCGTCGGGTCGACGCCCGGAGGGCTCGGGGGACTACGGGTGCTCGAACTGCGCGATGGTGGGCGGGTCGTGGCACTTCGGGAACGAGACCGCCGGCTCGACGTCGGTGCGCGGTGGGACGTACCACCAGTCGTACGCGGCCGCGCAGACGGAACAGACATACAAGGTTCACAAGAAGGAGGAGCAGCATCGCGCCGAGGCGGGGGATAACGTGTTGGCTCGCGAAGAGCAAGCAAGGCAAGTAGCTGCGGCGAAACGGGCCCAGCTCGTTCGGAGCAGGGCCGCCCAGGCTGAGGCCGAGGCTAGGTCCGGTTCCACGAAGCACGCATCGCTCTTGTCCGTCCGCACAGTTGGCCTTTGCGGGAACCTCAACTTCGTCGGGGGTGTTGGCCCTGGGGGAACTCTCTGCGGCGGCTGGTCGGGCTGGACGCCGTTCGTGGCTGTGACCGCAGCCGGCGAGATGGGCGTGCCCTCCGCCAGTGGCACGGTGGGGTTGATGGTGAGCAACGCCCGGCGGCCATCGGACCTCAGTGGTTGGGGTGGAAACATGGGGTTCAGCGTCGGCGAGTTCGCGGTAGGCGGAGGGGATGTGGGCATCACGAAGGCGTCGGACGGTAGTGTGATTTGGACCGCGCAGGGTAACGCTGGGGTAGGTCTGCTCCCCCCTGATGGGCTGCCCCCGTGGGAGATTCACGGAGGTGGTGGCTACACGTGGACAACACCAGACCGGTGATTGGCGCGCAGCAGGGAAGCCCGGGACGGGGGCCCGTCCTTGTACGCGGGGCGGTCATGATGAAGTTCCGCTCGGGAGCGGGGGTGTACGCGTCGTGGCCGTTCGGTCGCGCCGAGGTGCACGCAGCTGACGGCGTGACGTTCAGTCTGTCCCCTCCTTGGATTGCCCGAATGGCCCGCCTCCTGTTTGGTGGTGAGGTCGCCGAGTTTCGTCGCACTGTGCGGCCCCAGAGTACGAACGAAGTGCTGCGGTATCGCCGAATGTTTCTTTTCAGGTCCGATGCGGCGGGAGATGTCGCGTTCTGGGTGGGAACAAAGTCGACCGCCTCAGCTTGGGCGGAGCTGTTGGCGGAAGCGGGTTTCTCTATTCGGCTCAGCGCAACACGACCCGGAAGTCCACGATCGCCCGGCGTACCGACCTCTTAGCTGGGTGCGCGGATGGCGCCGTGCGACGTTGACCGATGCGGCGGAGTCGTGCGCCAACATCTTCACCGCCGACACGCGGTCCCGAGGGGTCGGTCGCCAAGACCTTGTCGCCGACGGCAACCGCGACGATCTGTTCAGGGTCCCGTCGGCCCCCAAACCGGGATGACCAGGCCGCAGCCGCGTGGTTGCGCTGATCCGGCCCGCCGGGGCGCACCGAATGGTCGACGTCACGCTCAGTGACGGGTCGGTGCTGCACTCCACCGACGGGCACCCCATCTGGGACGCCACCACCAAGAAGTTCACCACCGCCGCGGACCTGCACGTCGGCGATGACGTGCTCGGAGCCGGCGGAAGCCGAGCGACCATCGTGCGGCTCACCGTCCACCGTCAGAACCTCACTGCGTACAACCTGCAGATCGACACCATCCACACGTACTACGCCGGCACTTCGCCTATCTTGGTCCACGACAGCTGCGGAGACATGATGTCCCGTCCGCAGCAGATTGCGGACAGGTTCAATGCCACGACTCGTCAGGTCAAGGACGCCATCCATGCTGCAAAGAGGCAAGGTCTCCCGCGGAACGGTCCTGTGCGCAACCCGGACCTGAGCGTGGATACGAACACTGGCGAGATCTACCCGCAACTTCCAGATGGTGGCTACGGCGACTCGATCGGCAATCTCTGGGATTACCTCGAGGGAGGTGGCTGACGAGTGCTGAGGTCTGTTGCGCTTCGCATCCGATCGGGGACCCTCTCCTGTTCCGAACTGAGCGCCCTCGCTGCAGGTGTCGCCACCCA is a window from the Phycicoccus sp. M110.8 genome containing:
- a CDS encoding RHS repeat-associated core domain-containing protein, whose product is MTKDRAGKVTPVTARPARKPVWPTGTTVAKAWPSPGQATLTVDTTRRRAGQLPLTLRAANATTSSTATTVRLWPRPAGNALGRGADSIVVSLSGALQTPIQLDLDAAAAASNTGGDWLTRTSLVQLTGCRVTSTSITGCTGTKHLATKNDGHGHLTTTLPATPSTTTTQTMQPMVVATATSSSGPAGSYAATPLAAASSWSGGGQSGSFSWNQQLALPPVPGDLAPPVTVGYDSGSVDGRVSASNNQPSWLGDGFDLDPSGYIERRYVPCSQDMTGGNNTVSTSDNCWKSDNATISIAGHSGPLVKDKTSATWKLYEDDGTRFAHYGTLGAAGEYWTMTTQDGTVYTFGKGTPAVGTGATNSAWAAPVFGNQSGEPCYVAGNYAGSVCPNAVWRWNLDSIVDIHGNAVSFKYATETNNYGENNNHTVVTYTRGGYLTEMDYGQRTDAPTALPVGKVLFSTAERCITDSTFTNCAASNLTASTASHWPDVPFDQICTAATGTVTAPTTGGCVNVQAPAFFTRIRLTGVTTQIVSGTTYTDVDSWAFTQKFLDPGDGTSKLLWTSTMARTGKVGATLATPTVTFVPSSTPTPNRVDAVGDGAPAIYRYRISWIDNGQGGTTTVGFTGQDCTATDKPTDPANNTRRCFPAQYLVPNQVTPTLNWFNKYLVSRVVTTDAVASQPSVTTSYQYVGAPAWHFDRDDLTPQKLRTWGQWRGYGSVRTFVGASPGPWSASEDTFMRGMDHDCLTTACTTFKSVSVTDSRGGTISDADQDNGFTRESRQYASGTPTLDSSGNVTSSTVGATLSETLNTPLLGAVTADDGTRQARLRVLSAASTRSYRADATYLETNDSTTYDAYGQPTQEESATAEAGTTCTRTTYANDTAHWIHVAETSRETVSVPCATTPNRATDIVSADRTLYDGATTWSATPTLTKGDATTHQAMTRWDTTTNTGVYQTTSTVTYDALGRTTSTADGLGNKSTTAFTPATGGPVTGQTVTDAATHTVKTTLQPARGLVLTSTDNNGNVTTNAYDALGELTGIWLPGRATTSTASRTFTYTFGTPTTPSVVKASVLQNSGSYTTSATYYDGQLRPVEVQTPSADTLTGARLVTQTIYNERGLKSIDYGPVKDTTGTPGTGLVAVNDGSVPSRTDYTYDAAGRLTKTAVRSGAGSTLWHTVTTTTAYNGDATTTTPPAGGTPTTTFVDSRGNTVKLRQYTTSSGTAGAYQDTTYTHRADGLLSSMKDPAGNTWSRSYDLFGRVTSATDPDSGTTTTTYDAAGHVQTVQDARGSILWFGYDALGRKTAERKTSSTGTQLAGWTYDTATAGVGKPASSTRYDASGNAYTRSVTGYNNWGQPTGTSLSIPTSETGLAGTYTTTIRYNLDGQIKNYLQPTIPGVAAVSQNPGYDGLGAPGSLIAQTATVVAGTTRSAYGQALQVTLGPLNNSVYSNYTYADGTRRLTNVKVTRDKGTGYLANTSYTQDDFGNLTKVTDAPTDPGAPSTSVDTQCFNYDPLQHLTRAWTPASADCAAAPTVAGLGGPAPYWTDWTYNNATAVRTGQTVHASTGDTTTTYASPAAGAVRPHSLTSRTTGTATTSYGYDASGDLTSQSGAAGAATYTWDDELRLASSTGAAGATSRVYDADGNLLVSRDPAGKTLFADDTTEVRYTTSGGTLHVTHHYTFEGRPVATQTDAGALTFLVTDPHSTATMSLSDTTNTVTASRRFDPFGNARGTAAGTWPDTRGFLNAPKDATTGLTHLGARDYDPVLGRFISVDPELDLSDPTQWNAYGYANSNPVTLSDPSGRRPEGSGDYGCSNCAMVGGSWHFGNETAGSTSVRGGTYHQSYAAAQTEQTYKVHKKEEQHRAEAGDNVLAREEQARQVAAAKRAQLVRSRAAQAEAEARSGSTKHASLLSVRTVGLCGNLNFVGGVGPGGTLCGGWSGWTPFVAVTAAGEMGVPSASGTVGLMVSNARRPSDLSGWGGNMGFSVGEFAVGGGDVGITKASDGSVIWTAQGNAGVGLLPPDGLPPWEIHGGGGYTWTTPDR
- a CDS encoding polymorphic toxin-type HINT domain-containing protein — encoded protein: MVALIRPAGAHRMVDVTLSDGSVLHSTDGHPIWDATTKKFTTAADLHVGDDVLGAGGSRATIVRLTVHRQNLTAYNLQIDTIHTYYAGTSPILVHDSCGDMMSRPQQIADRFNATTRQVKDAIHAAKRQGLPRNGPVRNPDLSVDTNTGEIYPQLPDGGYGDSIGNLWDYLEGGG